Below is a genomic region from Zerene cesonia ecotype Mississippi chromosome 6, Zerene_cesonia_1.1, whole genome shotgun sequence.
GTCAAATCCGGTTGCGATCtggacaaatttaatttctccTTACTGAGCTTGGCCTTAGCTTTGCCCTTTATCCGTTCCTCCCTGGACTTAGCGGGAGCCCGCGGGGAGTGCGGCGAGGCGGGGGGCGTGGTCCCGCGGGGAGTAGGCGATTGGGCAACTTCCTTCGCCAAGTGCTTTAGAACTGACGATTGGTTTAGGAAGTCGTCTGGGATTTCCGTTATTTCCTGCAATTTTCgtatacaaaaaatcaaatttcgaACAAAATCTTGCATTTGCATGAAGAAGTTGAACAAATAtcttcacaaactttcacatattttattatattagttaggATAGGAAATAGAAGGGGGGactttgataaaaaatcaacaatgCACCTCACGACTTGCTACTTGGACATAGTGATATTTTACAGACAATCTGATAAATAAGGTAGCATGTtttagttgaaaaaaaaaatgccaaaTACCTGAACACCATGATCAGGAGGGCTGGTGTAAATTCTTTGTCCTCCAATGTCAATATAATTAGCACTGGTAGTCACCTCTTGCTGCTTATGTATCTTCGGTAAAGGTATACCACTAGGCTTCTTAGTGCCATCATTTTTTTTGAGAGTATGATATGGTGAGGATTGTGTGTTCGAATGTTTCACTTCACTATTAGTTCGTTCGTGTTCTCTATAAAGATGAAATTATGAATGTACATTgtacaattaattcttaaaaatatttagaattgcCCCTGGCACTTGGTTATATTACTGCCAATCTATAAGAAACTAGTAAaaccggcgaactccgttgcGCCAcgagatggctgtatgtgaaaaattattttcgcgCTTTTCTgctgaaatttttcctgaattttctttgctataaaactcaaataaaaataaatacagtaattGAGAGCTTAACTGAAGTTGGTTAAAAGTAAGCAAACTTAACAATtctgcattaaataaaataaaagtattaccGAATCGGTGTTGGTCTAGATGACCAAGAATCGTCTTGATTATGAATTATAAGTGTATTGTAAGATGAGGAAGACACATCTAAGGAACTTCGATTGCTGTTACTTCCACCAACAGAATCCTTCAAGGAGTTACGGTTGCTTCCAGAAACACTATcctaataaaacataaatatgaacATGTAGGAATGAacattatgatgaaatttattatgtactagcggtccgccctggctttgcctgtggtacatatatagcctataaccttcctcagtaaatgggctatttaaacactgaaagaatttcaaatcggacctgcAGTTCAAACACACAAGCTCTGCaggcttataatattagtatagataaattcctgatcattatatttttttgtaatcttgAAATGGACATTCacaataattaactttatatgaAAGCTACTATAATTGAGGATAAGGACATGCATTCCTTAAGTGAAAGTTGCATAccattatcatataaatgtgaaaacatATATGACACACCCCAGGCTGCTACAAATTACAGAGAGCtgtatattaatacttttattaatgttcAATCATACATGttcaattaatcaaaataatcattttaattcatattaattatttataaatacatgttcaatcaatttaatcattaatcCATTAGTCCGATGATAGAAATATTCAccagagatttttttattgctatattgctgattttaattaaaatctgttgtttattttttattagtatagatagtcaataaataaatacctttaaGGAATTcctattgttattgttttggcTATGATTTTCTTGCCCTTGAGGTTCAACCCTTGCTGTATGTCTAACCACATATCTCTCTTCTCTAGATAAGTTCTCATTAGAAGTAGACACATCTGTCTCACTGCCCGATAAACTTTGTGGAAAATTGTTTGGcactgttataaataaacaatattaagttTGCAGCTTTGATTtatcaatatgtatattattctttatataaatattgtcattAGTAAAATACAGTCATTGGTTAATTAGTTAAgacctttaaaatatttgcagaATGCATATTCATGAAGCCTGATTAAGTATGAtgtttcatacatatattacttGTGTAACAGTTAAATCTAGAGAATATTAACTATGTTTAAGATATGCAGTTTTGTGCTTTtatatgttgtaaataattaagtcaTAATAGTATacctattttaatacaaaggATATTTATAGGCACCTTATACTGTAGCAAAAGAGACAGGGATCCTGCTACTGGCTTATAAGCAGTATCAAGCATACTGAACCCCTGATCTCTTCCTGTGGGCTCccaaacaaattttgatacaTGACCCTACTTATACACACACCTTAACTCATCAATtccgtttttattattttaagatagaTGATAAACGATTCcgattataatagttttattaagattgtgattaaaataaacgaaggATTAATTTGAGGTCAATAGACCAGACCTAGATATTTGTATAGGATTTTTGAATGTGTTGGATAatgaatttgattaattacaataatcttttttttaattatttttttccaatctctttaatttttacaatattatttaatttactcacCAGATTGCTTCTGTGATCTTTGCATGTTGTTGGCGAACGATAAAAATCGTCCTGATGGTCGCATGGAACCCATGTTTGCCGAGCTTTCTAATGCTCTGTACACCCTTAGATGTGTAGTTAAATTGTACCCTGCAATTTTTGCATTTGCAAGGACATACTTATGCTCagtatatttgtaaatgttttaacaatttccaATTATGCACTTTCGTAAGAGTACGCCATGAACGCGATTATATTACGATCACTTAACATAATACTTGATTCAATATGACACAACTCTATAACATCTTACATTATAATGCTAAATGAgtcaaaaatatgtaactgtttaattttttgattataaaaagaTTGATGAAATAtcaactaaaaaataaaaatacagaaattgACAAGTAATAAATTCCTCAAATGTCATCAGtcatgttcttttttttttttggtttctaCTATTAGAGACAGACCTAGATACAAGCAATATGTAGAGTTCTATCTTTTCGATGATAGCAACAATTACTTTAAGTGATTTTCGAAGTGTCAAAGTCAAgagttttatgtaaaaaactcCTTGAATTTAAACCAGCAAAAAGAGCTGCTGATAGTTTTGGATCACAGACTACTTTGAGtttgatattgtttaatattctgtttgatgaaaattacCGTGAATTTcctaaattgatttattattatagcaaaCATATCTGCTGTCTACTGTCAAGTACTTTTACAtagcacaaaaaattacaaaatctttctcattctaataaaaatgttgggACGTTGCCTTTATCGTCAAATGTTTgcatcttataaattaattacactgACTGCCAATCATAATATACTTTCGTACTCGTACAAAGCATCTGTAATACGTGTGTATTTTTCTtagctttctttttttttaactatttagaACTTCCAACTAGTTGAGAACGGCAGTCGCTTTTGTTTTACCATGATTTTGGTTGCTGCTAtaaattgtactttttatatatttaacacgtTTCAGGTGTCAATGGTTCtcttaataaattagatttatgCCTTCATCGCTCATATTcagaaaaatctaaaattgaaGATGTGACTGTAGATTTTGAACATGTTAAAAAGGCAACTTCTAatgataatgtttatattattgatgtcAGGGAACCTGATGAAGTCAAAGAGTATGGAAGCATTCCTAACAGTGTGAATATACCCTGTAAGCAATTACATATAGTATTTCTATGTGAACTTTGTAATGAGCGTTTTatgattcttatattttatcaaattttctcTTCATAGTAGGAAGTGTGACTCCTGCATTAAGCACTATGTCTGATGATGAATTTGCAAAAGTATTCAAAAGGCAGAAACCCTCTGAGAACAcagaaatcattttttattgtatgattgGCAAGAGGTCCGGTATGGCTCAGCAAAATGCTATTAACTTGGgatataaaaagtaagtaaTGGCCATGTGATTATCCTGTGTGATGTATGATTACAATTTCATAGACTCGTTAATCCTTGCCTAGAAATATTAAAccaacagtttttttttctgttttgttaCTGCTTTGTTCAGTCTTTGTTCAGTTGATTTTTGCTTAGCTGTCTCAGTGCATGCCAGCAATTAATCTCAAAGAATATACAAatcttgtataatataatatggggTAGTACACATAtctataaaagatttattaaggttaattgattattgttataaatgttaatttcagTGTCAAGAATTATCTCGGAAGTTGGACAGATTGGGCtcacaaaacacaataaatggTTCTAAATCTGtcataatgtaaaaaacattggtgttaaaataaaattataattgtatattatgtatagacagatatatatctatctcCCTGTAATAATgtggtaaataaatgtataatcaaTGTTAAAACAACTTAggttttaatcaataaaagaTCATTAAATACTCcgagaattttatttctgcCTGCTTGACCAGTCATTCCAGCTGCCCAAATAGGTTTTAGATCtgaaaaacatcaaaatataaaaaagttgttGATACAGAGagttaaactatattatattaattctatattatatttaataataccttTACCACAGAtgacataatactatactccCTAtaccatacattttaatttatgttttgatcaattttaatatggaCTTAATACAAAGATGAAAGAACTTACTTTGAATACCCTAATTTTATTGCCCTGTTTAATGCTTCGGAAGAGCGCTGGCCAGAGCggcaataaaaaattagctCATCTGATGGAGACGGTTTAGGCCGCtgatattgttttttgaatTCCTCTTCAGACATCATAGTGAGTGCATCTTGCATGGTATTCACTACATAAAAcggttttattgtaattatatatacttaatttactTACCCTAATAATACCAacttcaaacaataaattactttttattaggTCTTACATGGTATATTTATACTCGATGGGATTTTTCCAGTAGATTCAATTTCATCTGGATTACGAACATCGATTATTACTTTCTCTGGttgataaataacttttaacataTCTTCGTAACTAACAACTCTAACTGGGTCtaccattataataatattaataatataattttatcgttaAAAATCACAAGTCGTAAGttcataacaaacaaaagtaGAGGTTTGATCTGACATATgacaatttacaaattacttttaaaaaatagattatacaacattttttattatctatattaataaattatatcatatctcatcaattatattatatcaataaatagcttattaacattaaagaaaaaattcaaaaaacaaCACCTCATTTTTAAGACCAGTGATAAATGTGTAGTTATACTTTAAGAAAGAACAGATTAAGACGACCACCCAAATATACAAATCCTATTGTCCGGCTCGgtataagtaaatttaaaattaaaaaaaaatcgtttgaaCATGCACAGCAGCAGTTTTGCGCAAAACAATTATGCgtcattactttttaatgcgaaaatCGAAATACAAATTAACACTTACTTTCGCGCAAGCTTCTAAATACCTCAAACTTCCCGTCTACGTGCAGTTTGCGCAAACACATGAGAGTATGCAAACAAGTTTGGGACTTGTGTCGTGTGGACAGGGATTCGCTATAATGCAATCGAATTTCGATTTCCATATTATAGATTTAGTTAGTTTAGGTAAATTGAAACACCTAAGACTGTTGccaatttttcaattacttacaattttataaataaacaatactgaCTTGAAGTTGTTCAAAAGGAAGTAGACTCTAGAAGTCATGAAAAGTTTTAGCGcgtacttttaatttttaaaattttaatatcacttCTGGTTACACTGCAGACAACCACAGCACCGAAATCTGAATTAGTTTcgatgtaaaattttaatgatgacAAATGGTTTagatatcctacttcctactagtactatcctactatcctacttaatattataaatgcgaaagtttgtaaggatgtgtgtgtgtttgttgctctttcacgcaaatactatggaaccgattgcaatgaaatttggtacatagatagatggacaactggaataacatataggcaactttttatcccgatattcctacgggatacggacttatgcgggtgaaacagtGGTTTAGGCGCGAAAGTGTAacacagacagagttactttcgcatatataattttagtagggataactatacatatataatatgctttaAACATTATTCTAGCAAACAAAGTGAAATTATAGTATTGACCTTTATATCCCTTACTAGCCGCGCCCCGCTGTTTCTACCCTCGTAAGTCTGTATGtcgtacgaatatcgggatttaAAGTTGcctgtgttattccagttttccagctgtctacgtatcgactttcattgcaattggttcagttatttttgcgtgaaagtaacaaacatccatacatacatacatacatccatccatagttacaaactttcgcgtttataatattagtaggattgatCTTTTCCCTGATAGATGAGCTATTTGGTTATACATTACTGTTTTTCAAAAAGTATGTTCTAAGTATTGGATAACTCCATTTTGATggtaagtattattttaatatgataaggCGATAAAGGaaactaaaataaagaaaaaacatgtgagttaaaaaaataaaaaatttaataaaaaaagccaGTCTTACTTTAACTATTGGTGATGTTTATCGTTACAAAATGTACTTTACAAGaatgtattacaataaaaaattatgataatctCCATGTTATTTGagcatcataaaaatatatactccatataacaaattataatttatatagcttAATTTGagtaagtttaataataaataagtaaaatattttccaacaAACTACtccaatattttgtttattatgtttattttttcaagaCATAttgtcttatataaataaggtattattaataaattgtgctCTACATTTGTAAAATGTGTCTTATTCATAAGTTTTTGTGATTATCAATATCCTatgagtatatattatattatgaaaagtaACAgattagttaaaaaataaatttgatgtattttttatgtatatttaaataaactatatttttgttgatatctattaatacaaatattcagtaaaaattgtttataatttcctatataaatcatgaaattgagcatataaaattatatattattttgatgtttttgttaaatgcaGTTTTTGACCTTACTGACCAGGGTTTGGAATGCACAatagctatttataaaaaataaaacttaatttttagacACCTTCTCAAAGTACTTCTTCTTTTCGTCTGGATTGGGAATGATCTGAAaaagatacaataattaacaaatcatATAAATCAACTCACACTTTAATCAGAAAATTATGTGAagactatatttatatcacatattaataacttcaccaaaacaatttgattctatttgtcttttatttaacttttaattctattaaaatattaaaaagccaTTTATTACAATCGAGGAACACATTTGAAGTAATTCTACTTACAGTATCTTGTCCTGGCCTCCAACCAGCAGGGCACACCTCTCCATGATTATCCGTATACTGGAATGCTTGTACTAATCTTAAAGTTTCATCAACTGATCTACCCACAGGCAAGTCATTCATTGTAATCTGTCTTAATATTCCTTTGTCATCAATGATAAAGAGTCCTCTCAATGTGTGTCCTAAATCTTCCAAATATACTCCATAGTCTTTAGCTATTGTGTGAGTCAAGTCACTCAAAAGTGGGATGTTAATTTTACCAAGACCTCCCTCCTTTCTTGGAGTATTAATCCAAGCTAAATGAGTGAAATGGGAGTCCACAGAACAGGCAACTacttctgtatttatttttctgaatTCTTCAACTCTTTCGGAAAATGCCAAAATTTCCGTTGGACATACAAATgtactgaaatatttaaataaatttagaaagatAAAGATGGTTTGaataggaaaatatttttattaattggtttTTATAATGCAGCTACTTACAAGTCCAAGGGATAGAAGAAAAACactaaatattttcctttaaagCTTGATAGAGATAGTTGCGTGATTTCTCCATTAACAACAGCAGTTGCCTCCCACTCAGGAGCCGGttttgaaactaaaaattaatcatataaatttgtacaatttatgaATACAGTGAAacaaagatttatattttctgtatgTGTAACTGTGGAACTTACTCATTGCTTTGgtaaattgcaatttatgaTCAATTCTTCTGGCGCCGCCGGGAAAAACATTGCCGCTACCGAAGGAATAGCACGAATCTGATTCAAAGAGGGTTGAAAAACTTCTGGAAGTAAAGTATATTAGAAATATGACTGCTATTTctaacaatttcattttagaaattatttttaaaattatggttAATCTTATCAATAAAACGAGTTATCGAAAATCGACACGTTAACAAAATAAGAACAGACACATAAACATCAATGATATGTGCTAACTGACAACTGACAAGTAACCACCACTTTGTGGTGAACGGGAACGGTGATAACCACAGataaagagtagtataataatacggaCCACAGATTAATATGACATAGACAAGTACTCTGTGAAGACTGTGCACTATGGCGCAAAACCCGATCCAAGTGCGTGGGCTCGGCTCCCGGCAATAGTGTGTCTCTTTATAATGATGTGCCCATGACCAAACTAAATATTTGACAAATCACTTGAAAGATGAGCGTGTAAATGTCTTGATACATAGAATAGAAATGCtatgctatttatattaatgtatgtaatgtatgtgataataaaaaataacataggtATATGCATCAAGTatatgttacaataaaattaaaagatgcTTATGAGTGCGCAGAAATTCTTTGtacgaataattatttttcacataaaaactgaAACGCCTTCAAATTCTCAGAACtcttccaaatttaaatggggcTCGGATGCCCAAACcttcgaataaaaattatcatcaaaatcagttcaacCGTTCGGGCGCTATGATACCATACAcagacttaaaataaaaaatgttagttTAACTTATAACACCCTATTGATTTGCGTCGCgagttaaaaatgtttttgatgaacaaaatatatggtTTCCCTAAAAACACAATTGTTGGTTTAagttacacaaataaaatacgtatttttaccatttctatataaatcaattagtCATTGAGATGCAACATGTCAGACAAGGATACACTACATGGGAACAAGGACCGTCCTGGCGAAAGCTAACCAATTGAAGCGGTCCTGGCAGGATACAAATACAGAAACTCacaggattaaaaaaaatcctgtaAGTTTCTGTATTCTGTCTTGATAAgttttcaataacaattttattattttatctatgaaGCTTAatcaaaaaactttttaaaattatgtataatttcatCAGTGATATGATATAGGTCAAAGAGAAGTACATTGTATAATGAACGTTTTCATGCAAGTCAGAGAACagggttaaaataaaaaaatattcatagtaGTTTTTACCATTAATTCAGTTTTGAGTGTCATATTTTTctgagttattttttaagggacaaaataaataaaaaaaccggttatcgattttaattataatttatcagatGTCCCATCACTACTTCCGTTTGCACTTGCAATCGCAAGTGAGTGTTGTACTTTTTTCGGAGTTTGATgctttttcattgttattattttaaatcgtaaaagaaatgtat
It encodes:
- the LOC119840496 gene encoding rhodanese domain-containing protein CG4456-like, which produces MLGRCLYRQMFASYKLITLTANHNILSYSYKASVIRVNGSLNKLDLCLHRSYSEKSKIEDVTVDFEHVKKATSNDNVYIIDVREPDEVKEYGSIPNSVNIPLGSVTPALSTMSDDEFAKVFKRQKPSENTEIIFYCMIGKRSGMAQQNAINLGYKNVKNYLGSWTDWAHKTQ
- the LOC119840497 gene encoding rhodanese domain-containing protein CG4456-like yields the protein MVDPVRVVSYEDMLKVIYQPEKVIIDVRNPDEIESTGKIPSSINIPLNTMQDALTMMSEEEFKKQYQRPKPSPSDELIFYCRSGQRSSEALNRAIKLGYSKSKTYLGSWNDWSSRQK
- the LOC119840356 gene encoding peroxiredoxin-2, with amino-acid sequence MKLLEIAVIFLIYFTSRSFSTLFESDSCYSFGSGNVFPGGARRIDHKLQFTKAMISKPAPEWEATAVVNGEITQLSLSSFKGKYLVFFFYPLDFTFVCPTEILAFSERVEEFRKINTEVVACSVDSHFTHLAWINTPRKEGGLGKINIPLLSDLTHTIAKDYGVYLEDLGHTLRGLFIIDDKGILRQITMNDLPVGRSVDETLRLVQAFQYTDNHGEVCPAGWRPGQDTIIPNPDEKKKYFEKVSKN